In Seonamhaeicola sp. S2-3, the genomic window TTTAAATATCAAGATAAAATACATCATGTATTAACGCGCCATGAGCAAGGAGCAGCACATGCAGCTCAAGGCTATGCAAGAATTTCAGGAAAGGTAGGTGTTGCTATGGCAACATCAGGACCAGGAGCAACTAACTTAATTACAGGAATAGCAGATGCTCAAATAGATTCTACACCATTGGTGTGTATTACGGGTCAGGTATTTTCGCATTTATTAGGAAGTGATGCGTTTCAAGAAACCGATATTGTTGGCATTTCTACACCAGTTACAAAATGGAATCACCAAATCACAAAAGCTGAAGATATTCCAGAGGTTTTAGCAAAGGCTTTTTATATAGCCAAAAGCGGAAGACCAGGACCTGTTTTAATTGATATAACTAAAGATGCTCAGGTTCAAGAATTCGATTTTAAATATGAAAAATGTACCGAAGTAAGAAGCTATAACCCAGTACCAAAAACTAATATAGAGTCTGTTAAAGCTGCAGCAAAACTTATTAATAATGCTAAAAAACCATTAATTGTTTGGGGACAAGGTGTTATTTTAGGTGAAGCCGAAGAAGAGCTTAAAGCAGTTGTTGAAAAAGCTGGTATTCCTGCGGCGTGGACTATTTTAGGGGCCTCTGCACTTCCAACATCACACCCATTAAATGTTGGTATGGTTGGTATGCATGGTAATTATGCTCCTAATAAATTAACAAATGAGTGCGATGTGCTTATTGCTATAGGTATGCGTTTTGACGATAGGGTTACAGGCGATTTAAAAACCTATGCAAAACAAGCTAAGGTAATTCACTTTGATATAGACCCAGCAGAAATTGATAAAAATGTAAAAACCGATGTTGCGGTTTTAGGTAACTCTAAAGAAAGTTTAGCGCTGTTATTAAAAGAGTTAGAAGAAAATTCTCACCAAGAGTGGCATCAAAAGTTTAAAGATTTATATAAAATTGAATACGAAAAAGTAATAAAATCAGATTTATTACCAGAAAAAGAAGGTTTAACCATGGGTGAGGTGCTTAAAGAAATTAACACCCAAACCAAAGGCGATGCCGCTATAGTTTCAGATGTTGGGCAACATCAAATGATAGCTTGTCGTTATGCCGAATTCAATAAAACAAAAAGTAATATTACATCTGGAGGCTTAGGTACTATGGGATTTGCATTACCAGCAGCCATAGGAGCTAAAATGGCAGCACCTGATCGTGAAGTAGTTGCAATTATTGGCGATGGTGGTTACCAAATGAATATTCAGGAATTAGGTACCGTTTTTCAACAAGAAGTACCAGTAAAAATTGTAGTTTTGAATAATGAATTTTTAGGAATGGTACGCCAATGGCAACAGCTGTTTTTTGATAAGCGATATGCATCAACAGAAATGACTAATCCAGATTTTGTTACTATTGCTAAAGGGTATCGTATAAATGCTAAACGAGTTACTAAACGAGAAGAATTAGCAGATGCCGTAAAAGACATGATTGCTTCAAAATCGTCTTACTTTTTAGAAGTTTGTGTTGAAAAAGAAGATAATGTATTCCCAATGATACCAACTGGAGCTTCAGTTTCAGATGTTAGATTGAGTTAATAATTGAATAGAGAAAATAGAACAAAGAGATAAGATGAAAGTTCTTTAAAAGAGTAATAATTTAGGCAGTATTTGGTCTTTACTCTTTCATCTTTTTTCTAATATCTTTTATAAAATGAACGAAGAAATAAAAACACTTACGATTTCAATTTATACCGAAAATAATATAGGTTTATTAAATCGTATATCCGCTATTTTTCAGCGCAGACATATTAATATAGAAAGTTTAACAACATCACAATCAGAAATTGAAAATGTAAACCGTTTTGTTATTGTTGTTAAAATATCAGAAACCCAAGCTAAAAAAATAGTAGGGCAAATAGAGAAGCAAGTAGAGGTTATAAAGGCTTATTATCATGATGAACATGAAACAATTTTTACAGAATCATGTATGTTTAAAATTAAGTCTGAATTACTGTTTGAAGAACCTCAAATACAAAATATCATCAAAGAAAGTGATACTAGAATTGTAACTGTAAACAAGCAGTTTTTTGTTTTAGAAAAATCTGGAAGACGCCATGAAATTGAAGCATTACGCAGAGATTTAAGCGCCTTTGGTATTATGCAATTTGTACGTTCTGGTAGAATTGCTGTTACTAAAGATGAAATGAAAATAACAGAATTATTAGACGGAGTTAAAAATAAATAATTAATTAAACAAACATCCATACATAGATGGATGAAAACTGAATATTAAAACAAGAATATTAAAATGGGAAATTATTTTAACACTTTATCGCTAAGAGACAAATTAGAGCAATTATCAAAGTGTAGGTTTATGGATTCTTCAGAGTTTGGAGATGGTGTAAATGCCTTAAAAGGAAAAAAGATAGTTATAGTAGGTTGTGGAGCGCAAGGACTTAACCAAGGTTTAAACATGAGAGATTCTGGTTTAGATATTTCTTATGCACTACGTGAAGCTGCTATAAAAGAAAAACGAGCTTCTTTTGTAAATGCTACAGAAAACGGATTTACTGTAGGTACTTACGAGGAGTTAATTCCAACAGCCGATTTGGTTTTAAACTTAACACCAGACAAGCAGCACTCAAACGTTGTTAAAGCAGTAATGCCATTAATGAAAAAAGGAGCAACCTTGTCATATTCTCATGGTTTTAATATTGTTGAAGAAGGTATGCAAATTCGTGAAGACCTTACTGTGATTATGTGTGCACCAAAATCACCAGGTTCTGAGGTGCGCGAAGAATATAAAAGAGGTTTTGGTGTACCAACACTTATTGCAGTTCACCCAGAAAATGACCCAGAAGGTAAAGGTTTAGCGCAAGCAAAAGCCTATGCTGTAGCAACAGGAGGAGATAGAGCAGGTGTATTAGAGTCGTCTTTTGTTGCTGAGGTAAAAAGTGATTTAATGGGAGAGCAAACCATTTTATGTGGATTATTACAAACAGGATCTATCCTTTGTTTCGATAAAATGGTTGAAAAAGGAATTGAGCCAGGATATGCTTCTAAATTAATTCAATACGGATGGGAAACCATTACAGAAGGTCTTAAATATGGTGGTATTACCAATATGATGGATAGACTTTCTAACCCAGCAAAAATAAAAGCATTTGAATTATCTGAAGAATTAAAAGATATCATGCGTCCACTGTTCCAAAAACATATGGATGATATTATGGAAGGACGTTTTTCTAGCGGAATGATGGAAGATTGGGCTAATGGAGATGAAAAATTATTAACATGGAGAGCCGAAACTGCAGAAACTGCTTTTGAAAAAACTCCAGCTGCTGATGTAGAAATAACAGAACAAGAATACTATGACAATGGCGTGCTAATGGTAGCTTTTGTTAGAGCTGGTGTAGAGTTGGCTTTTGAAGCTATGACAGAATCTGGAATTATTGATGCTTCTGCATACTATGAGTCTTTACATGAAACACCACTTATTGCAAATACCATAGCAAGAAAGAAATTATTTGAAATGAATCGTGTAATTTCTGATACTGCAGAGTACGGATGTTATTTATTTGATCATGCTTGTAAACCGTTATTAGCAGACTTTATGAAAACCATTGATACAGATGTTATTGGCAAACCATATGCAAAAGATAACGGAGAAGGAGTTGATAATGCTAGATTAATTGAAATTAATGCCGCTTTAAGATCGCATCCTGTTGAAAAAGTAGGAACCTTTTTAAGAGCATCAATGACAGCTATGAAACCAATAGTTTAAGAGCAATTTTACATTATATATTAAACCTCATAAGTATTGCTTATGAGGTTTTTTGTTTTTAATAATTATAGTGAAAATACAATTGTGTAACTTGCAAGCAAAGTAGGTTTTAATCCAAATTAATGTTATAAATCATAATTATGCAAAAGGAAAACATAGCATATTTTCCAGATATAAAAGATGTGGTACTTGCAGCTCAAGCTATTAAAAAAGTGTCAGCACTTACTCCCTTAAATTATGGGACAAGATTTTCAAACAAGTACAACGCCAATGTATATTTTAAGAGAGAAGACCTCCAGCAAGTTCGTTCTTATAAAATAAGAGGGGCATACAACAAAATAAGTTCATTATCAGAAAATGAATCTAAGAACGGTGTAGTTTGCGCAAGTGCAGGTAATCATGCACAAGGAGTAGCACTTTCTTGTAAGTTATTAAAGATTAAAGGAACTATTTATATGCCAACGCCTACGCCAAATCAAAAAATAGAACAGGTAAAAATGTTTGGTGGCGAATTTATCAACATAAAATTAGAAGGAGATACTTTTGATGATGCATATCATGCAGCAGTAATTGAATGTAAGCAAAAGGAAAAAGTGTTTATTCATCCATTTGATGATGAAAAAGTTATTGAAGGGCAAGCAACCATTGGTTTAGAAATTTTAGAGCAAGCAGAAAAACCTATTGATTATATTTTTATTCCTGTTGGAGGTGGCGGATTAGCAGCAGGATTATCATCTGTATTTAAAACCTTATCACCAAAAACAAAAATTATTGGAGTAGAACCAGAGGGAGCACCATCTATGAAAGTTTCTATAGAAAATAATAAGAATACCGAGTTGAAAGAAATGGAAAAATTTGTTGATGGAGCAGCAGTTAAAAGAGTTGGTGACTTAACGTTTCCTATTTGTAAACAGAATTTAGATGAGATGATTACTGTGCCAGAAGGTAAAGTTTGTGAAACCATTTTAGAACTCTATAATAAAGATGCCATTGTTGTAGAGCCAGCAGGCGCTTTAAGTATTTCGGCTTTAGATTTTTACACTGAAAAAATTAAAGGCAAAAATGTTGTTTGCCTAATAAGCGGAAGTAATAATGATATTACCAGAACCCCAGAAATTCAAGAACGGGCTTTATTATATGCCAACTTAAAGCATTATTTTATTGTAAAATTTCCACAGCGTGCAGGAGCATTAAAAGAGTTTGTAGTAGATATTTTGGGTAAAGATGATGATATCACCTATTTTGAATATGCTAAAAAAACAAACCGAGAAAATGGTAGAGCTGTAGTAGGTATTCAATTAAAATCTTCTGATGATTTAAATCCTTTAATAGGAAGAATGAAAGCGCATAATTTTTATGGAGATTACCTAAATGATAAACCAGATTTGTTTCAATTTTTGGTTTAAATTAAATTAATTTCTTTTTGATGTATTGTTGTTTTTTCGCAATCGTTTTCGTGTTGTAGATAGCGTTTTGAGAAGATTTTAACTGTATTTTTAAGCTATTTTAGTTTTCTTTGATGCTAACAAAAGAATCTAAAGTAGTTAATTATGGCAACTCAATTTAAAGAAATTCCAGACGCTTATAAAATTACATCGCTTTTACACCAAAACACATATTTGGTAAATGGTGAACTGAAAAATTGGGATGGTGAAACCGCTAAGGTTTATTCAACAATATCTTCAACTTCAGAATATAAGCAAACACTTTTAGGAACTGTTCCGCAGTTAGGAGAAAAAGAGGCTTTAGAAGCACTTCATTCAGCAACATCAGCTTATAGCAACGGAAAAGGGCTATGGCCAACAATGAAAGTGGCCGATAGAATTGCCTGTATGGAGTCTTTTGTAGAGCATATGCAAACCAAAAGAGAAGAGGTTGTAAAACTTTTAATGTGGGAAATAGGGAAAAGCTTACCAGATTCTGAAAAAGAATTTGATAGAACGGTAGATTATATTTATGATACTATTGAAGCTTATAAACAAATAGACAGAGATTCAGCTAAGTTTGAAAAACATTCTGGGGTGTATGCTCATATTCGTCGCGGACCTCTAGGAGTAGTACTTTGTTTAGGACCCTATAATTACCCTTTAAATGAAACATTTACGTTATTAATTCCGGCCTTAATAATGGGTAATCCTGTTATATTTAAGCCAGCAAAATTAGGTGTTTTGTTAATATCGCCTTTGTTAGAAGCTTTTCAGGCTAGTTTTCCAGAAGGCGTAGTTAATATTGTTTATGGGCGCGGACGTACTTTGGCTACACCAATAATGAAATCTGGTAAAATTGATGTGCTAGCATTAATAGGAAATAGTAAATCTGCTAATGCATTACAAGCACAACACCCAAAAGGAAATAGGTTAAGAATGGTTTTAGGTCTAGAAGCTAAAAACCCAGCAATAGTATTACCAGATGCCGATTTAGATTTAGCAGTTGATGAATGTATAGCCGGAACCTTATCTTTTAATGGGCAGCGTTGTACCGCTTTAAAAGTATTGTATGTACATGAGTCTATAGTTGAAGAATTTAATAGACGGTTTGCCTACAAAGTAGATCAACTTAAATTTGGAAACCCTTGGGAAGAAGGTGTAAAATTAACACCACTACCAGAGGTAGATAAACCATCATATATTAAAGAATTGATTGATGATGCTTTAGATAAAGGCGCAAAAATATTGAATAAAAAAGGTGGTGAAATTTCCGAAAACTTCATCTTTCCAGCTGTTTTATATCCTGTTAATAAAGAGATGAGAGTTTTTCAAGAAGAACAATTTGGACCAGTAATACCTGTAGTATCTTTTTCTGATATTGAAGAACCTCTTGATGATATGGCAGAGTCTAATTACGGACAACAAGTAAGTTTGTTTGGTAAAAATATTCAAACCCTTTCTCCTCTAATTGATACTTTAGTTAATTTAGTTTGTAGGGTGAATTTAAATAGTTCTTGCCAAAGAGGTCCAGATGTATATCCGTTTACAGGAAGAAAAGATTCTGCTTTTGGTACCTTAAGTGTTCATGATGCCTTACGTTCATTTTCAATAAGAACTTTTGTGGCTTCAAAAGATAATGAGTATAACAATGCTATTCTAACAGATCTTTTAGAGCAAAAAACCTCTAACTTTATTAGTACAGATTATATTTTATAAAATAAGGTTTGTAGTTAAAATACTATATGCTAAAATCCGTATATTAACAATAATCTATTGTTCTGTTGTAGAAATAAATAAAAACCCCAATATTTAAAATAAATTAATAATAATGAAAGTATTAAAGAGTGTGCTAGTATTTGCCTTTTCAGGTCTTATGTTAGCAGGGTGTGGTGACAAAGAAGAGAAAAAGAAAGAAGGATTTTCTTATGAAAAAACAAAAACAGAAACAGTAAAACAGGTCAACCAAGAAGCATCTAAAATAGACGAAACAGAAGTACAAAAATTATTAACAAAAAACACTTGTGTTGCTTGTCATAGTGCAGACAAAAAATTAATAGGGCCTTCATTTAAAGATATAGCTAAAAGAAATTATTCAGACGAAAGAATTGTAGAACTTATTTATAAACCAGAACCAGGAAATTGGCCAGAATATTCTGTTCCAATGGCACCGTTACCCAATGTTCCTAAAAATGAGGCTTTAAAAATAGCTTCTTGGATTAATTCTTTAAACTAGAAATTAAAGGAACTAAACAAATAATTCACCTTTAAAATTGCTTTAATTGTATAATTTAGGTGTAATTATTTAAAAACTAAATTCATTATAGTGCTATATTTTAAAAATTAACTAAATATAGTATTGATTTATAGATGGTTATTGAATGGTATTTTATAAAATATTCAAAATAAGACGCTAGAGAAGAACTTCGTTTCTTAAAAAGCATATTATTGAAGCGACAGCAAAACGCGGTACAGAATGGGCTGCAACAGGAAATGTAACACAAAAAACTGTTCCTGCAGATTTTCCAACAGAAACTCAAAAATCTACAAGACATTTTGAGCTAAAAAAATAAAAATAGATTATTTGTTGAGAAGATTAAAGCTTCTTAAAATCTGTGAGTTACATACTCTATGATTTTTTATGTAAAATTGTAGGAGTTTTGGCTTAATTTCAATAAAATTTAAAATAAAAATAAGGTTGAGTTAAGAATTCATTAATTCATTTTAAAGTTAATTTAAAACCTGTTTATTTTTCAATTATTTAGTTGTGTAATTCATAATTAGTTGTAATTTTGCTGCTTATATTAACGAAAGGGGCTCACGCCGACGATTTAGAGTTAATAGTTAAGATAGTTATTCAGTGAAAACAGGAAACAACATATCTCTTATCTCTTTTGTTCTAGTAAACACTACTAGAGCTGTTGTTGTGCGTTTTCCTCAACCACGCCCCTAAGGGGCTATTCAGTTTAAGAAAGCATCCGCTGCTTTCAATTTTCGTTATTATTTAGAATATAAAAAGTACAAAGCTTAAAGGCTTAATTAAATGCTTAAAGTTTAATTAGTTCTTAAGTGTTTAATAATTATTGAAAAATGAATTCAATATTGAATATAGATAAAAATATTGTGGTTGAGGAAGCTAAGTCCTATTGTGATTTACAAGGTTTAGAAGTTGTTTTTACTTATGAGATTTCAAAAACTAATTTGCAGATAATCTCAGAAAGAACAAAAAATCTTCCTGCAATGTATCATGCCAGTGTAGGTATGTTACAAGATCGTTTAAAAAATGGTTGTTATCTTTTAATGAAAGATGGCGAAATCTATGGGCATATTTTTGCTCATAGGCATACTATTGATAAATATTCGGTTTTTGAGCGCTCGTCTTTGTGGGTGCATAAAGCTTACAGAAACCATAATTTAGGACTACTTTTAATGGATTGCTTAACCAAAAAATTCTCTAAAGAATTTCTTATTTCAATAGCTCAAGATGCTACTGTGCACCACAACAATGAGTTATTAGGTATGCAGTTTATTACGCTAAAAGATTTGTCTCCAGTTTTAATTGAAACCTTAGAAAAACTAGGTAAGCTAAGAGACGAATACAAATACAAATATTACGTTAATCCATATTTCGAATCTAAAATAAATCAATTTAATAAGATTCTTAAAAATAAAATTTAATTAATTACAATGAAAAAGTTAGTTATAGCCTACAGTGGCGGCTTAGATACATCATATTGTGCGGTAAGTTTATCAAAAGAATATGAAGTACATGCAGTAAGTGTAAATACAGGAGGATTTACCCAAGCAGAAATAGATCATATAGAAAGTAACGCCTATAAAATGGGGGTTGCTACCTACAAAAACATTAATGCCATAGCTACGTTTTACCAAAAAGTAGTAAAGTATTTAATTTTTGGTAACGTATTAAAAAACAATACCTACCCATTATCGGTTAGTGCAGAACGTATTATTCAAGCTATTGAAATTGTAGAATACGCTAAAAGTATAGGCGCAGAATATATTGCTCATGGAAGCACAGGTGCAGGAAATGATCAAGTAAGGTTTGATATGATTTTTCAAACTTTAGCACCAAATATTAAAATTATAACACCCATTAGAGACGAGCAATTAACCAGACAACAAGAAATAGACTATTTAAAGGAAAATGGTATTGATATGTCTTGGGAAAAAGCAAAATACTCCATTAACAAAGGACTTTGGGGAACTAGTGTTGGTGGTGCCGAAACCTTAACTTCAGAAAAACCATTACCAGATGAAGCGTATCCGTCGCAATTAAAACACGCCGAAGAAGAAAAAGTTAAGCTTACATTTAATAAAGGTGAGTTGGTAGCTGTAAACGGTGTAGAAAACAATCCTGAAGTTAATATTGAAGTGTTAAACAATTTAGCATCGGGCTATGCTATTGGTAGAGATATTCATGTAGGCGATACTATAGTAGGTATTAAAGGTAGAGTAGGGTTTGAAGCTGCAGCTGCCTTAATTACTATTAAAGCTCATCATTTATTAGAAAAACACACATTAACTAAATGGCAATTACAACATAAAGAATACATAGCAAGTTTTTATGGTATGCATTTACATGAAGGGCAATATTTAGACCCTGTAATGAGAGATATGGAAGCCTTTTTACAAAGCAGTCAAGAAAAAGTAACTGGCGATGTAACTGTAACATTAAAACCTTACCATTTTGATTTAGATGGTATTAGCTCTGAACACGATTTAATGAGTGCTAAATTTGGTAGTTATGGTGAAGAAAACAAAGCGTGGACAGCAGATGACGCTAAAGGATTTATTAAAATTCTTGGAAATCAAAATAAAATATATCAACAGGTAAATAGTTAGTTATTGGTTGTTAGTTGAAGGTTGAATTTTTAACCTAAAACTTACATCAATGCAAATAGCCAAAAGCTATATAAAATGAAAAAAATACAAGTTGGAATTATTGGTGGTGCTGGTTATACTGCCGGAGAATTAATAAGATTGTTAATTAACCACCCTGAAGCCGAAATAGATTTTGTTTACAGTACAAGTAATGCTGGTAACCAAATTAGTAAGGTACACCAAGATTTAGTAGGTACGTTAAATAAAACCTTTACAGATACTGTAAACCCTAATGTAGATGTGTTATTTTTATGTTTAGGGCATGGTAATTCGGTTAAGTTTTTATCGGCTAACAAATTTTCTGATAACACTAAAATTATTGACTTAGGAAATGATTTTAGATTGGAAGCCGATAAAGTTTTTGAAGGAAAAACTTTTGTTTATGGGTTACCAGAACTTAATAAATCTGATATAGAATCTGCCAATTATATTGCCAACCCAGGTTGTTTTGCTACCAGTATTCAGTTAGGGTTGTTGCCTTTGGCAAATGCAGGTTTGTTACATAAAGATGTGCATATAAATGCGGTTACAGGCGCTACAGGTGCAGGAACTTCATTGTCTGCTACCACACATTATACCTGGAGAGATAACAATTTTTCATATTATAAACCCTTTACGCATCAGCATTTAGGAGAAATCAATCAATCGGTAAAACAATTGCAAAATAGTTTCAATTCAGATATTTTATTTATGCCGAATAGAGGAAATTTTTCAAGAGGTATTTTTGCAACCATTTATACTGATTTTGAAGGTACTATTGAAGAAGCTAAAACTATTTATAAAGAGTTTTATAAAGATGCTGTTTTTACTTTTATAAGCGACGATTTTTTACATCTTAAACAGGTAGTAAACACCAATAAATGTTTAGTGCATTTACATATACACGAAGGTAAATTATTAATAACCAGTATTATTGATAATTTATTAAAAGGTGCATCGGGGCAAGCGGTTCAGAATATGAATTTAATGTTTGGCTTAGAAGAAACCACAGGTTTAGAATTAAAAGCAACATATTTTTAGAGAAACAGTGGTGCGTTAGCGATTGATGCGGTATCCTTTTTTTGAGGTACGAGAAAAAAGATATAGCGGAAAGCGCGACCCCTTGTGGGTAACGCCATAAAAATAAAAAAACGAAGCATGAAAATAGCCATTATAGGAACAGGAAATTTAGGTAGTTCTATAGCTAAGGGACTTATTAAAAACAAGTCGTTCACCTCTTTGTACTTAAGTGATAAAAATACGTCTGCGGTTAAAAGTTTTGAAGATGAAGATTATGTAACTATTACCAATTACAACAAAGAAGCGGTAATGAATTCTGATGTCATAATTTTTGCATTACAACCAAAGCATGTAGAAAGTGTATTAGAGGAAGTAGAATCTGTAATTACCAAAAAACATTTAATTATGTCGGTAGCCGCAGGATTTGCCATTTCTAAAATAGAAAGTGTTATTGGAGTCGATAAACACATTATTCGTGTTATGCCTAATACGGCCATTTCTATTGGGAAATCTATGACTTGTTTGTCGCCCAATGCAATAGGTGAGGAAAAAATAGAGCTTGCTAAAACCATTTTTAACCAATTAGGAACTACTATGGTAATTCCAGAAGAGCAAATACAGGCAGCAACGGTTATTTGTGCTAGTGGTATTGCTTTTTGGATGCGTTTAGTACGTGCTACCACACAAGGTGCTATTCAGTTAGGTTTTGAGGCAGAAGAAGCGCATCAGTTAGCACTACAAACCTGTTACGGGGCGGCTAGTTTATTAAAAGAATCTGGAAGACATCCTGAAGCAGAAATTGATAGGGTAACTACTCCAAGTGGTTGTACCATTGCGGGGTTAAATGAAATGGAACATCAAGGATTGAGTTCTGCTTTAATACAAGGAATTAACGCTTCTTTTGAAAAAATTAATGAAATAAAAAACGGTTGATAGCGCTTTTATTAAGCAGTAAGCAGTAAGCAGTAAAGCAGTAAGCAGTGAGTAGTGAGCAGTGAGTTGTAACTAGCTACCATCAACCTATTAACAAATAACAACAAGAAAAAATGCCATTATTTGACGTTTATCCATTATATAATGTAACACCCGTTTCGGGTAAAGGTATTCATGTGTACGATGATAAAGGAACAGAATATCTAGACCTTTACGGTGGGCACGCCGTAATTTCTATTGGGCACGCGCACCCAAATTACGTAGCAGCAGTTAGCAAACAAGTTGAAACATTAGGGTTTTATTCTAATGCTATTCAAAATCCGTTACAAAGGCAGTTAGCCAATAAGTTAGAAACGCTTTCAGGTTGTAAAGATTACCAATTGTTTTTGTGTAATTCTGGTGCCGAAGCTAATGAAAATGCGCTTAAACTAGCATCTTTTAAAACAGGAAAGAAACGTGTTGTAGCTTTTAGTAATGGCTTTCACGGACGTACATCGGCGGCGGTTGCTGTAACCGATAATAAAAACATTATAGCACCAATTAACGCGCAACAAGCGGTAACCATTTTACCTTTAAATGATGTTGACGGTGTAAAAACCGAATTAGAAAAAGGTGATGTTTGTGCGGTTATTGTTGAGTTTATTCAAGGTGTAGGAGGCTTAGACCAAGGGAGTAAAGAATTTTTTGAGCAAGTTTTTGCACTTTGTAAAGCCAATAACACCATGTTTATAGCCGATGAGGTACAGTCTGGTTACGGGCGTTCGGGTAAATTCTTCGCGTTTCAGCATTATAATGTAACGCCAGATATTATTTCAATAGCTAAAGGTATGGGCAATGGTTTTCCTATTGGGGGTGTGTTAATTCATCCAGATATTGAAGCTAAATACGGTATGTTAGGTACCACTTTTGGAGGAAATCATTTGGCTTGTGCTGCAGGATTAGCAGTATTGGATACTATTGAAGAAGAACATTTAATTGATAATGTAAACGAAATGTCTGAGTGTTTTATTGAAAAATCAAAAGATATTTCTGAGATAAAGAATGTTAAAGGGCGTGGGCTAATGCTTGGTTTAGAATTTAACTTTGAAGTTAGCGAATTACGAAAAAAACTAATTTACAATCATCATATTTTCACTGGTGGCGCAGCAAACAAAAAGTTACTAAGAATTTTACCGCCTTTAAATATTGAAAAATCACATATCAATCAATTTTTTGATGCCTTAAAAAAGGTGTTATAAAAAGTTTAACAAAAAATTATAAAGCTAAGTTCTGCATACAAAAAGAATAATTGTAGAATATAAGCTAAACAATAAAAAAAGAAGAAATGAACACCTTACTATCTATTGAAAAAAGAAACGCTGTTTTGTTAAAAATGGCAAAACTTTTAGAAGCAGAAAGGCAAGCAATTATTGAAATTAATAAAGTTGATTTAGAATCGTACCAAGGCGAAGATATTTCTATGTACGATCGTTTAAAAGTAGACGATTCTAAAGTTGATGAGATGATAAAATCTGTTAGTCATTTGGCGTCTCAAGAAGATCCAGTTGGTGTAGAGCGTTTTAGTTTTAAGCACGAAAACGGCATGCAGGTTTACAACAAAACCGCATCGTTTGGTACGGTATTAATTATTTACGAATCAAGACCCGATGTTACCGTTGAGGCTGCAGGTATTGCCTTTAAATCAGGAAACAAAATTCTTTTAAAAGGTGGTAAAGAATCGTTGCGTTCTAACCTAAAAATTGTGGAACTGTGGCATCAAGCATTACAAGAAGTAGATGCATCAACCGATTGGGTAGAATATTTACAATTTAATAGAACTGAAACCCAAGCCTTTTTAGAAAAACCAACACAACCAGTAGATTTAATTGTACCT contains:
- the ilvN gene encoding acetolactate synthase small subunit; its protein translation is MNEEIKTLTISIYTENNIGLLNRISAIFQRRHINIESLTTSQSEIENVNRFVIVVKISETQAKKIVGQIEKQVEVIKAYYHDEHETIFTESCMFKIKSELLFEEPQIQNIIKESDTRIVTVNKQFFVLEKSGRRHEIEALRRDLSAFGIMQFVRSGRIAVTKDEMKITELLDGVKNK
- the ilvA gene encoding threonine ammonia-lyase IlvA, which produces MQKENIAYFPDIKDVVLAAQAIKKVSALTPLNYGTRFSNKYNANVYFKREDLQQVRSYKIRGAYNKISSLSENESKNGVVCASAGNHAQGVALSCKLLKIKGTIYMPTPTPNQKIEQVKMFGGEFINIKLEGDTFDDAYHAAVIECKQKEKVFIHPFDDEKVIEGQATIGLEILEQAEKPIDYIFIPVGGGGLAAGLSSVFKTLSPKTKIIGVEPEGAPSMKVSIENNKNTELKEMEKFVDGAAVKRVGDLTFPICKQNLDEMITVPEGKVCETILELYNKDAIVVEPAGALSISALDFYTEKIKGKNVVCLISGSNNDITRTPEIQERALLYANLKHYFIVKFPQRAGALKEFVVDILGKDDDITYFEYAKKTNRENGRAVVGIQLKSSDDLNPLIGRMKAHNFYGDYLNDKPDLFQFLV
- the ilvC gene encoding ketol-acid reductoisomerase — encoded protein: MGNYFNTLSLRDKLEQLSKCRFMDSSEFGDGVNALKGKKIVIVGCGAQGLNQGLNMRDSGLDISYALREAAIKEKRASFVNATENGFTVGTYEELIPTADLVLNLTPDKQHSNVVKAVMPLMKKGATLSYSHGFNIVEEGMQIREDLTVIMCAPKSPGSEVREEYKRGFGVPTLIAVHPENDPEGKGLAQAKAYAVATGGDRAGVLESSFVAEVKSDLMGEQTILCGLLQTGSILCFDKMVEKGIEPGYASKLIQYGWETITEGLKYGGITNMMDRLSNPAKIKAFELSEELKDIMRPLFQKHMDDIMEGRFSSGMMEDWANGDEKLLTWRAETAETAFEKTPAADVEITEQEYYDNGVLMVAFVRAGVELAFEAMTESGIIDASAYYESLHETPLIANTIARKKLFEMNRVISDTAEYGCYLFDHACKPLLADFMKTIDTDVIGKPYAKDNGEGVDNARLIEINAALRSHPVEKVGTFLRASMTAMKPIV
- the ilvB gene encoding biosynthetic-type acetolactate synthase large subunit, producing the protein MSNTQTIKKVENKAVKTERITGSEAIIKCLIAEGVDILYGYPGGAIMPVYDELFKYQDKIHHVLTRHEQGAAHAAQGYARISGKVGVAMATSGPGATNLITGIADAQIDSTPLVCITGQVFSHLLGSDAFQETDIVGISTPVTKWNHQITKAEDIPEVLAKAFYIAKSGRPGPVLIDITKDAQVQEFDFKYEKCTEVRSYNPVPKTNIESVKAAAKLINNAKKPLIVWGQGVILGEAEEELKAVVEKAGIPAAWTILGASALPTSHPLNVGMVGMHGNYAPNKLTNECDVLIAIGMRFDDRVTGDLKTYAKQAKVIHFDIDPAEIDKNVKTDVAVLGNSKESLALLLKELEENSHQEWHQKFKDLYKIEYEKVIKSDLLPEKEGLTMGEVLKEINTQTKGDAAIVSDVGQHQMIACRYAEFNKTKSNITSGGLGTMGFALPAAIGAKMAAPDREVVAIIGDGGYQMNIQELGTVFQQEVPVKIVVLNNEFLGMVRQWQQLFFDKRYASTEMTNPDFVTIAKGYRINAKRVTKREELADAVKDMIASKSSYFLEVCVEKEDNVFPMIPTGASVSDVRLS